One window of Paenibacillus albicereus genomic DNA carries:
- a CDS encoding single-stranded DNA-binding protein produces the protein MLNRVILIGRLTRDPELRYTPSGVAVTQFTLAVDRPFNSQSGEREADFIPIVTWRQLAETCANYLRKGRLAAVEGRMQVRNYENNEGKRVYVTEIIADNVRFLESGNRDNNAPREEGSYSGGGSSGNGGGGGNYGGGNGGYGGGGGQSGGGSQGGGSYGGNRGGGGSSNSRDPFSDDGRPIDISEDDLPF, from the coding sequence ATGTTGAACCGTGTCATTCTGATCGGCAGGCTCACCCGAGATCCGGAGCTTCGCTATACCCCTTCGGGAGTTGCGGTCACGCAGTTCACGCTGGCGGTGGATCGGCCCTTCAACAGCCAATCCGGCGAGCGCGAAGCCGATTTCATACCGATCGTCACCTGGAGGCAGCTCGCCGAAACCTGCGCCAATTACTTGCGCAAAGGTCGTCTGGCGGCAGTCGAAGGACGGATGCAAGTCCGGAACTACGAGAACAACGAAGGCAAGCGCGTCTACGTGACGGAAATCATTGCCGACAACGTTCGGTTCCTGGAATCCGGCAACCGCGACAACAACGCTCCGCGTGAGGAAGGCTCTTACAGCGGCGGCGGAAGCAGCGGCAACGGAGGCGGCGGTGGAAATTACGGCGGCGGCAACGGAGGCTATGGTGGTGGCGGCGGCCAATCGGGCGGCGGAAGCCAAGGCGGAGGTTCCTACGGGGGCAATCGCGGCGGCGGTGGTTCTTCGAACAGCCGGGATCCTTTCTCGGATGACGGACGTCCGATCGACATCTCCGAAGATGATTTGCCATTTTAA
- a CDS encoding mechanosensitive ion channel family protein, whose product MNFMLQLLTAANPAASLPPSGSAEPSASPQPSAAPLPTDLGGVTEDVAQKTSAFWKAMTNYFDSQFWINATIIGIKVAFILLIGQLIIFIVGKAIDKVMERETRVQQRTRRVVTLGRLLKNVTNYVVYFITGMLVLSMLNVNVAPLLAGAGVLGLAIGFGAQSLVKDVITGFFIVLEDQFAVGDVIQTGTYKGTVELIGLRTTRLKTWTGEVHIIPNGTISQVTNFSLNNSLAVVDVDVPNGIQVEKAAESIRSMLEKLDNPNLVKVPDLLGVTSMTTAEYKLRIVAECLPNTEATVSRQINRELQLLLRSGEGPQEALA is encoded by the coding sequence GCTTCAGCTGCTGACAGCGGCGAATCCTGCGGCATCGCTTCCGCCATCCGGGAGCGCCGAGCCTTCTGCGAGCCCGCAACCGTCCGCTGCTCCGCTGCCGACGGACCTGGGGGGCGTGACAGAGGACGTGGCCCAAAAGACGAGCGCGTTTTGGAAGGCGATGACGAATTACTTTGACAGCCAGTTCTGGATCAACGCGACGATTATCGGCATCAAGGTCGCTTTCATCCTGCTGATCGGCCAGCTCATCATCTTCATCGTCGGCAAGGCGATCGACAAGGTGATGGAGCGGGAGACACGGGTGCAGCAGCGGACGCGGCGCGTCGTGACCTTGGGGAGGCTGCTGAAAAACGTAACCAATTATGTCGTCTACTTCATCACGGGAATGCTCGTGCTGTCGATGCTGAACGTCAATGTCGCGCCGCTGCTGGCGGGCGCCGGCGTACTGGGATTGGCGATCGGCTTCGGGGCGCAGAGCCTCGTGAAGGATGTCATCACCGGCTTCTTCATCGTGCTGGAGGATCAATTCGCCGTCGGCGACGTCATCCAGACGGGGACGTACAAAGGCACGGTCGAGCTGATCGGACTGCGGACGACGAGGCTGAAGACATGGACGGGAGAAGTGCACATCATCCCGAACGGAACCATCTCCCAGGTGACGAACTTCTCGCTCAACAATTCGCTCGCCGTGGTGGACGTCGACGTGCCCAACGGCATCCAGGTCGAGAAGGCGGCGGAAAGCATTCGAAGCATGCTGGAGAAGCTCGACAACCCGAACCTCGTCAAGGTGCCGGACCTGCTCGGCGTCACGTCGATGACGACGGCCGAGTATAAGCTGCGCATCGTGGCGGAGTGCCTGCCGAACACGGAGGCGACCGTATCCCGCCAGATCAACCGGGAGCTGCAGCTGCTGCTGCGCAGCGGAGAAGGGCCGCAAGAAGCGCTGGCCTAG
- the rpsF gene encoding 30S ribosomal protein S6: MRKYELMYIIRPETEQEAVQALVEKFNGIIANGGEVSKSDVLGKRRLAYEINKIRDGIYVLVHFTGPSEVVNELDRVIKITDDVIRFLIVKDVA, translated from the coding sequence GTGCGCAAATACGAATTGATGTACATCATTCGTCCGGAGACGGAGCAAGAAGCAGTTCAAGCTCTCGTCGAAAAGTTCAATGGCATCATCGCGAATGGCGGAGAGGTTTCCAAGTCCGACGTTCTCGGCAAGCGCCGTCTTGCGTATGAGATCAACAAGATCCGTGACGGGATCTATGTTCTTGTCCACTTTACGGGTCCGTCCGAAGTGGTCAACGAGCTGGACCGCGTCATCAAGATTACGGATGATGTCATCCGTTTCCTGATCGTCAAAGACGTAGCGTAA
- a CDS encoding YjzC family protein produces the protein MGERTKFEAGFKAPNDGWYMEAGEDSFHMGISHPKKISLKKGQHFPKTTNHNRVWVKMPKG, from the coding sequence ATGGGCGAGCGGACTAAATTCGAAGCGGGCTTCAAAGCGCCGAACGACGGCTGGTACATGGAGGCGGGCGAAGATTCCTTCCATATGGGAATTTCCCATCCCAAGAAGATTTCGTTGAAAAAAGGCCAGCATTTTCCAAAAACCACGAACCACAACCGCGTCTGGGTCAAAATGCCGAAAGGCTGA
- a CDS encoding DUF951 domain-containing protein — MERKQFELGDVVQMKKPHPCGKNEMEVIRMGMDIRIKCVGCKHSVLIPRAKFEKNLKKVLRAAADRKEAGGEAASS, encoded by the coding sequence ATGGAGCGCAAGCAATTCGAGCTGGGCGATGTCGTTCAGATGAAGAAGCCCCATCCGTGCGGAAAGAACGAGATGGAAGTCATCCGCATGGGCATGGACATCCGGATCAAGTGCGTCGGCTGCAAGCATAGCGTTCTGATTCCACGGGCAAAGTTCGAGAAGAATCTGAAGAAGGTGCTGCGGGCAGCGGCCGATCGGAAGGAAGCGGGCGGAGAGGCGGCTTCTTCCTAG